In Bombina bombina isolate aBomBom1 chromosome 6, aBomBom1.pri, whole genome shotgun sequence, a single genomic region encodes these proteins:
- the ZNHIT1 gene encoding zinc finger HIT domain-containing protein 1, with amino-acid sequence MQEKKISVRSNDPGHRRILDSATRQRRLNRQLEALEKDNFQDDPHSNLPQLKRLPQFDDDVETGKKKKKTRGDHFKLRFRKNFQSLLEEQNLSTSEGPNYLTACALPSNLPQRHFCSVCGLPSNYSCVSCGARYCSVKCLGTHQETRCLKWTV; translated from the exons TCCGCTCTAATGATCCTGGTCATCGCCGGATCTTGGATTCCGCCACCCGCCAGCGGCGCCTGAATCGTCAGCTTGAAGCATTGGAAAAAGATAATTTTCAAGATGATCCACATTCTAATCTCCCACAGCTCAAACGTTTACCTCAGTTTGATGATGATGTTGAAACTG gaaagaaaaaaaagaaaactcgAGGAGATCATTTCAAGCTGCGGTTTCGTAAAAATTTTCAATCTTTGCTGGAAgaacag AATTTAAGTACCAGTGAAGGGCCCAACTACCTTACAGCATGCGCCCTTCCATCTAATCTGCCTCAACGTCACTTTTGCTCTGTGTGTGGTTTGCCATCCAACTATTCATGCGTATCCTGTGGCGCAAGATACTGTAGCGTGAAATGCTTGGGAACGCATCAAGAAACCAG GTGCCTGAAATGGACAGTGTAA